The sequence below is a genomic window from Ostrinia nubilalis chromosome Z, ilOstNubi1.1, whole genome shotgun sequence.
AAGTAATGAGTGCCAttactgtggcagtactaaatgtatggaagctagtaacattgaattttcggatattatccagtctgtaacctattactaatatcgtttgaaagagctcgtgaagcactttcaggatcagtaatcagtttttcggtatcttgtgtagtttagaaataatcgagttagATCACTTAtcaattccaccctgtataggtacttaatatttgaaatgtattactaaTTATTGCTATAAGAATTTTgaccgaataaaactttcaattctattagaactttagacatttctctcactttaagcggcattggatttttaatcggattttgaaactgttacagatatttAAAGATGATCCCAATTGCTGTCAACGGAACGGGGCAACAACGACTAGGCTCTGCGGAGACATTTGAGTacatacgcgtgcgtgtgtgtgaCGAAGTCCTTGCGAGCAAATCCGTGGGTTGCGGGCGTACGTTAAAAAACCCATGCCAAAGCGGGAATACAAATAGATACAGCAACATTCATTGTAACGTACCTACTAATTATTATGGAGTActgtagatgtagcgacccgttgatgcatagttgtcgatatctagacaataaatacatcgacgttcgataacaaaacattcattgtaacgtactaattaatatagagtaccgtagatgtagcgacccgttgatgcatagttgtcAATATCTAGACAATAGATACTTCGACGTTCGATAGCAAGTATGACACCCCTTCAGCCTTTCAGCTGTTTGCACGTCCTTAATTGAACTGCAATTTAACAAATCTTAAAAATGGAATAATACGTAGGTAGGCTTAAATATAACCCTTGGAGTCATAAAAGCTCGCGGTGTTTACTTTTAACGGATGGATTCGTTTGAATAATTTGACTgttgattaattattttaaccaCAGCCCAGCATATTTGACTGACAATGGTGTTTACGTAGAGGGTTTCtaattataaaaatcatcatGTTGTTATAATTTGTGTTAATAACAAGTGGAGTCATTAATCATTATGTTACAGTTGGTTTAATTGGAGTAGGCTCAAACCCTCGGGTTAActagaaaaaacaaaaactccAGGTTAGAGTCTGATCAAattataaacatatttatttaacaaacctttgttaaaacttaataaacttttattaagtaattttaatttggatTAGGACTTATCTGTCGTTATTACGTGGGAACAGGCTTTATATTTAGGTACCAATTTCTAATATAAATTAACATTAGGTATTATATCACAGGTTGATTGTAGACACAATTTTAAAGCCATATAACTGttgaaataatataatatgaaaCCACACTAACAGTGTCTAGTTTAACGTCCTATTTAAATTGAATGAACATTGTTAAAATTTACGTAATTAcgcacattttatttaaaatcaaaatgaaattaattgtaACAGGTTGTTACTGAGGAATGTATAAatcattatattattttcaaattactGTATTTCATCTATATTACACCGTTAATTATTTATGCGAATGCTATAACCGTTTCCTTCCTTCCACTTGTGAAATAATTGCTTTGCGAATTGTATGAAATTGCTTGCGCCTATTTGCATgcttatataaaaatgtaatggtAAATTGATTATCGAAATTATTCCAGTACTTTCCGactaaatgtaataatattcgTTACAACACGGCGAGCCTATTGAATAATTAGctgtttaaaaattataattggaATAATCGATACTAATCAGCATTTTGTTCATGTTGGATCGGAACAGTTGCGATGAACGAAATCAATTAAGTATCTCATCTATGCCGAATTTGTTTACTTAGATCTTATATCCCgagtaattgaaaataaattagtaaTCACTTAATCATTATAATAGTAAGAGTAGTTATTAAGCTTAAGTTTTTTCGTCACACTATATAATCTAGCGCACATTACGCCACTTACTTCctctaatatatttttattttgttttacctcTCTACCATCGCAGTACTCGgagaatttgtttattttcactgCGGCCTGTTACGTGCTGTTAGCGTAacgtattttaacttaaatcaAATATAGCTATGTGATTGGACTTTCACAATCGGGTTTGTTTAAGATAACAAAAATTAATCAACCTGAATCTGATTATGTTATCATCGTTCTGATTGACTtttgatttgtatgcataatcTTAAAACGGTCAATTAAAAAACAAggtactataataatattggaATAAAGACGAATTTACAACATCCCGCATATCTAAAACGACAAACCACTAATTTTTGGCCGAACATATCATTTCAGTCAATTAATCAGATATTTTAAACTGAAAATTCGAAATAACTAACCATTTTTATGCAGTCATCAATGCGAAAAATAAGGATATctatttaaatttcaattaaaaattcaGAATTACTTAATGTGATAACGGTCAAGGAAAtagtaaataaaacttaatgTACACTAAGTCATTGATTACATCTTTATTCATGCTGTAGCATCATTTTACGCTCTACTGTATAAGGTTGAATAACACTTCAGTTACAATTATAGATACACCCATTTGGTTACGCAATTATCTTCGATCTAAACACGATTGTAGGATAGAAATACAAAAGCAAATTGGACTAATCCACTTCCAAAAAAACTAATCGGTGTTACAACACAATCGTAGAATGATAGAGCCGATAAAAAGTAAAAGGAGGAACGAGAAAACCTGTATAATTGATAAATGCTATGAAAAACATAATATTGCTCAAAGAAGTCcagcaaatcaaatcaaaaagtattttggCACATAAAAACGTCAagaataatatataaaaaatgGGTAACCCTTAAAGGACATGACATGTAAATATAATGTCTTCTTATCTTATTAAGATTTCTTATTTGCCCTCTTATTCGGGCTTTGAGACAAACATacttatggcaagtgctgagaataTGCAGCCTGTATGAAGATATGTTTACTTATTAAACTTGTTATACATAAGTATACTCTTATGTCATAAATTCATCACTATCAAAAGCAAATTGCATGCCAATTCATCAATTATGGAACATTAACTTAGCTGTAATTATATCGTTTGTTGAGCGCATTGTTTACTTACACATTGCGTGCTTCAAACAACACCGATGACACATTGGATTTAcgcaaatattataattataacataAATAATCATTTAGCTAAAATTACTGAAGTGTCTTGCATAAGGTACTAACTGTTATGTACAGCCACTTAATTAAGTACTTCTTTTCAGATGTGTTTGCTCGTGAGCCTCGCGCTTATATCTACGGCAGAAGCCTTCTTCCTGAAATGGGCGTCAGATTCAACGTAAGTTAATGCGTATTCATATAATATGAACACACAGGTTGGTTTGTTGAATGCGAAGTCACGCTCCTAGCACAGATTACTAGAGAGTTAGGAATATGAAAGAGTTTTAAAATTTAGCTGCTCAAGGGCTCTTCAATGACTGTATCGtgtattttaagtaattttgatatgttataaaacaaactattaattaaatcaaattacctaTTACCTAATTTCTAAGTAAATAACGCTTTGCGATTAAATACAATTCAGCTAATGCGACAATTGCGTTAAGCGACATTAATATAtgaatattttctttattacttattataatacCACTCCAACAGCTGGTATTATTCTACTCGTAGCGTACCAAGCGAGCCATGTACCTACTGCCGCGTGTTACTGTCGAGTAAATTGGCggctaattaaattatgtaccaCGATCTGATAGAGTTCGTTACACACTTATTTGAACACATAATATTGCGCAAGACTTGCTGTTACTCGTATtgttcatgtttatttaactaatAACTTTCATTGCTCTAATAATAAGCGATTAGTCGGTGTTCATGTTCTTCAGCAATCAACCTTTCACTCGGTTATTAATGGGTTTTGGATTTCTGTTGAGTGGTGCTAATATATTACCTTTAATGCAATCCGTGCGTTTGCTTCAGCAGGCCCGCTGCGTCGCAGAAGACATGGATGCAGCAGCCGTCGCCGTACCGCTACCAGTACGTGTACTCCCCGTACGAGTCGCGGAAGATCTACCAGCCTCAGCAACTGCAGTACGCGCAACCTGAGGCGCCCATGCCACAAAACATGGCGCCGATCCCAATCAATGTCCCAGCAGGCACCAGCCTGACCCCTGTGTCCCTCCAACGCGTCCAACTCGTCCCCTGCATGTGTCCTATAGCCCCGGAGGACGCAGAGAAAGTTCAAGAAGTAGGCCCCGCTCCATACCTAGCCCAAACCTACACCTATTCCGCGCCCCAAAAAAAACCAGTAGACAATGAAGACCACCCCAACCCTCAGCGTTAACTCGTCAGAAGAACGTCTCCAAGACGTTACCAGTCCCACCAATGATAtccattttttataatttaatttatttcatttaatttatatttaagaagACTGATAGTTTATGGACGATCATGTAAGAATGTCCGATTTAAATAAACCATGTGGATTTTTGTTCAGGTCTTTTATTTCATAGCTTCTTGTAACTATCTATTAATCTTCATATCTACTTGGTCTGTTCTTTACATTAGCTCTCGAAAGcgtaatttgtaataattatttggTATTATTTGCACGTACCGACGTATCAAAACTATTTCCTAATATCGATAGTGAAAGAGAAAGAGTCATTATACTTACCAGCTCGTTAATAAAATGGACGTATAACAGTATGTAACACGTGTGAGCATCAAGATGCGTATTGGTGGCGTAATACTAACTATTACTTATGTATAAtcggtaaaaaaatattattgcaaAATCTAGAACTATTGAACGAATTACTTCGAGATTTTActgagtaaatatttttttacgattAAGAAAACAGTAACACCTGCAACTAATATAAGAATGTATCGAGTATTAATGATCTTTGTCTGTTAGAGATTTAAACGttactaattaaataattataattcaattaaattgaaGTATAATTCAACTGCCCGAGACGAGCAGGCGTGAAGGCAAACTGCAAACGGAATTCTTAAAACTTCTGTAGGTACTTACGATTTGGTTAATTATtcttataaaagttaggtttaTTACTCGCAATTTCGGAAATCATTATAAATTACGTAGAGCGAATTCACATAAGTCTCTTACTGCCTCTGCCTATATGAATAAGTTAATGAATTTTGTGTGTGCCCAAAGATGAGGATTTTGAAGTCAGCTAAACACAAAATACGGTAAATTCATCATAAAATTTTTTAACAACGTATTACAGCAAATTATTGAATTTAGTACTTGTTAAGATCCAGGTCTCGTTTAGTGAGCccctaattttataattttcaagaAAAAACTAAGagcaaatataaaaaatacaatacaattttattactttatatgtattttaagtgttttatttaaaattttaattcaaaGTTTCTAAATACGTCAtatgaatacctacttataatacaaatatttttctttttcgaatgaacaaatattattttctctGACTAATTAAACACTGACTGTTATTAAGAAGCTACACAGTCCTTgattacattaaaatttgttaTTAGTATACCTTCATACTAAAGAATAAAGGGTTGCGGGAAGTACCTtaatgcggacagcgcaggaccggtcatggaaactcttgggggaggccattgtccagcagtggacggcactAGGTTGAAATGAAGTGTATTTGTAACTCAAAACGACTGTCCACTGCTCAATTGAACGATCTGCTCCAAGCTCTACTTAATCATAAAGCATGCATGAACTTAGCCTTAGTCTATGGTCCTAGTTTGCTATAACTCTAACAATAAAGAGCAACAAAGACTCATTGAgctataatgtactacgtactagagaagacatgtcaactagactgtttctggcacgcaaataggtccatggaccgaaattcaattagtatgtgctcagcggttgctgtgacaacacgcttgagtgcagttttgttttttgaaatatgccatcctatagacgaatatactgttcaaataactccagatacatattaagtaaaaatcaaggaatgactttttaccattaagttgtacatttatgcactttaaaacactaatttaattttaatttgttaattacaaggcgtcaccgcggcggcagccattttacgaaaatttcaaagaataaaaatcgcagacttgacactggcgcataaattagtatacgaaaggaaggttaaatacagcaataaaaagatttttttaaagattataagcactttgtattgaaaaaattactaatagtcccgtccagccccttgtgttaagctaaataagcttgggttacgggtgggctcacacaatagtcgtgcggcatcatggatcaaacttgtttgaatctcactgctgttgttcgtatgcgactggttagttagtaaatcaccctaattattgtcacctagctcacgagataggctaaaattataataattgtacagtgtgtctggtcaccagtgtccgacccgttagggcgcagtaatatgatcaatttaatcgacaaatccagtattaaaaaattacagctattttaatttttttagttgctgagtccggatggattcatttatttaccaaatctaccgatgtacaggacctatgagtataaaagtgattcgttcgacagctgaaaaagtaagcaatacgttgtcatcaaaagcttccatttaaatttcttagaaacacttgaacgtaaaaaaacgatgcttctttttagatttttcaatgttacaaaaaactagaaagttttacatttttagatgcactaagtcattacctaaaaactgatataccttggctttaaatcaactagtctaggtgctagctacacaggagatgcagcggtgaaaaggagaggtgggaatagtcccgtaacttctacctcacagctattatacgtgtactcaaccactgagatagttaacaatagagacaataaaataactgaaagtttctgactttcagttattttattggttctggaatgaaggcgtgggtcatccctagctttgttcctaccgtgacgagtgggaattttcctaaaatctcaagatggactgactgaagatagcaggaagacgctgggtgcaggccactatcaactgggcgatgtggaaatcattagaggaggcctttgttcagcagtggacgtccagtagctaaaatgatgatgacgatgtttccttacagtatccaattcaataggcagaaactaaacgtaaacgaagtgtcgcctctgtaatggtatcattatctataactcataatatttcgtgcgctgttggatgacagttttaaactagagatgggtaatttttttatcgaattagaaaataccagattctcaaggcgattatcgattacattagattttaatcgggaagaaaaataattaatggcttaagcatcagtatgaagcccatacgcacttgtagcacaagtaacacgattagcctcagtcccctcagttgtgaattcggaatcgccagttgttattttaaaatcgcatcacagagtgaagtaactaacaccaaaaaacggcagagcgaagtgatttcgaatgtttcaactgccacgttttgtctaggagggctaattatTAGTTTAAGGGAGGGacgcttagattacattacaggaaacgcacaatataataaaagaaaacaatgtAAGTCGCTGAacatttttgctattgagcaccatgaaaattataaataacacaatttagtcgatttgtttattttcacaatcgattcataATGTCTATGATAAGGCGActgcaggaacgtcactattcgcgcaatcctagcaatgaagtacgacattttctggtgcagattttatcgccataaattatagatgacccacgctgaactgtcccgccaaactcaatgacaggggggcgctaccatcgttcaactatatggtttccaacatggcaaaaatctgaaccagcgatccggtattgacggtggcgccccactgtcaatgtcatcgacaggacagtccagtattttggaactatatgtaacttgatagtcatggatttgactgacagctgtccgtcaaattcccgccccgcaccccgcactgcacatattttgttcgcgatgtctgttctatacgtagtaatattacttcaatgcaaAGACTATGCAGTAACGTCTACCTAGATCTCTACCAGCATTTTATGGTGTAGAACCATGTAGAACTATTTGAAGTTGTAGTGCACAGTGCGTCGCTTCCATCCGCGCCTCGGAAGTAGCGGGAATCGTTACGCAAACACTTTCATTGTGTTTTCGATATCATTTGAGTACAAGAACCGCTTGTTCACGCTCTAATAAGATGTAGCGCCTATTTTTGAAGAAAAGCATTACGGATATGTCATTACGACTTGTTGCATCATGTTTTCGAGCTCATTTGTAGCAGGTTGACATGTTGTTTGTATGCTTATTAGAACAGTAAGTTATGACCTacccccttagacaaaacgcactttttgatcgaatcgaaaatcgaatccgtcaaatctccatacaaaaaaggggcttttcgaccacttttcgactggtttgcgattataatttgcactttgtctagacccactagTCCGAAAGTATCTTGCTTGGATGGAAGCCGAAAATTACGCACACTTAAACTTAAACTCAATGCATTAA
It includes:
- the LOC135086807 gene encoding uncharacterized protein LOC135086807 isoform X1, which produces MYPDSNGVMCLLVSLALISTAEAFFLKWASDSTRPAASQKTWMQQPSPYRYQYVYSPYESRKIYQPQQLQYAQPEAPMPQNMAPIPINVPAGTSLTPVSLQRVQLVPCMCPIAPEDAEKVQEVGPAPYLAQTYTYSAPQKKPVDNEDHPNPQR
- the LOC135086807 gene encoding uncharacterized protein LOC135086807 isoform X2, with amino-acid sequence MYPDSNGVMCLLVSLALISTAEAFFLKWASDSTPAASQKTWMQQPSPYRYQYVYSPYESRKIYQPQQLQYAQPEAPMPQNMAPIPINVPAGTSLTPVSLQRVQLVPCMCPIAPEDAEKVQEVGPAPYLAQTYTYSAPQKKPVDNEDHPNPQR